The following coding sequences lie in one Posidoniimonas polymericola genomic window:
- a CDS encoding GNAT family N-acetyltransferase, giving the protein MTKPFRIERLAKQDRSGFDCGIPPLNDYLHKQAGQDERRRFAACYLLVDAATSEVAGYYTLAAGSVLLGDLPQATAKKLPRYPSVPVVRIGRLAVDQRYQGKKLGGVLLVDAIQRAASTDVGVYAVIVDAKDEAAATFYEHHGFTRFESAPRVLFLPVASGLANLP; this is encoded by the coding sequence GTGACGAAGCCCTTCCGCATCGAGCGGCTCGCCAAGCAAGATCGCAGCGGCTTCGACTGCGGCATCCCCCCGCTCAACGACTACCTCCATAAGCAAGCGGGGCAAGACGAACGCCGCCGCTTTGCAGCCTGCTACTTGCTGGTCGATGCCGCGACAAGCGAGGTGGCCGGCTACTACACGCTTGCCGCCGGCAGTGTGCTGCTGGGCGACCTTCCTCAAGCGACGGCGAAGAAGTTGCCGCGCTACCCGAGCGTCCCGGTCGTGCGGATCGGTCGCTTGGCGGTTGATCAGCGCTACCAAGGGAAAAAGCTCGGCGGCGTCTTGCTCGTCGATGCGATCCAGCGGGCCGCTTCCACTGACGTGGGAGTGTACGCCGTCATCGTCGACGCCAAAGACGAAGCGGCCGCCACGTTCTATGAACACCACGGCTTCACTCGCTTCGAGTCGGCGCCGCGGGTTCTCTTTCTTCCGGTGGCGAGCGGTTTGGCTAACCTCCCGTAG
- a CDS encoding SMI1/KNR4 family protein, whose amino-acid sequence MDEEFLVSQLLVRANDAEHRHDFSHRISSSLPPPASAEEIASAEVALSLNIPRLLKALLTQIANGGFGPGYGLLGTTNGHSDSDGRTLLELRNFLRSAVESTGSEWNPNLLPICGWGSSVWSCVDCSTTVNSIFTLDEDGFTQTPYALHSWLEDWCKGVRLWDTMFEFEEVEIINPFTREVAVTRKRLRAV is encoded by the coding sequence GTGGATGAAGAGTTTCTAGTTTCTCAACTCTTGGTTAGGGCAAATGATGCCGAACATAGGCATGATTTCTCGCACAGGATCAGTTCAAGTCTGCCTCCACCAGCAAGTGCTGAGGAAATCGCGAGCGCTGAAGTCGCGTTGTCATTAAACATCCCCAGGCTTCTTAAGGCACTGTTAACCCAGATTGCCAACGGAGGATTCGGGCCGGGGTACGGACTGCTAGGTACTACCAATGGTCATAGCGACAGTGATGGCCGAACTCTACTCGAGTTACGCAACTTCCTTCGCTCTGCGGTCGAATCCACCGGCAGCGAGTGGAATCCCAACTTGCTTCCGATTTGCGGTTGGGGTTCCTCCGTGTGGTCTTGCGTAGACTGCTCTACCACTGTGAACAGCATTTTCACTCTAGATGAAGATGGGTTCACCCAAACCCCGTATGCACTGCATTCTTGGCTTGAAGATTGGTGCAAAGGCGTACGACTCTGGGACACCATGTTCGAGTTTGAAGAGGTAGAAATAATCAATCCATTTACAAGAGAGGTTGCCGTCACACGCAAACGATTGCGCGCGGTCTAA
- a CDS encoding type II toxin-antitoxin system TacA family antitoxin, with product MFQPETKTARLEARLPESVLGLLRQAADLQGRSLSDFVVCSAREAAERAIADHDVLRLSLADQKQFAAQLAKPKKPTAAMKRAAKRHSDLIEPS from the coding sequence ATGTTCCAACCCGAAACCAAAACCGCCCGCCTCGAAGCCCGGCTCCCCGAGTCGGTGCTCGGGCTCTTGCGCCAAGCGGCCGACCTGCAGGGACGGTCGCTGTCGGACTTCGTTGTCTGCTCGGCCCGGGAAGCAGCCGAACGGGCAATCGCGGACCACGATGTGTTGCGGCTATCGCTCGCCGACCAGAAACAGTTCGCCGCCCAGCTCGCCAAGCCGAAGAAGCCGACGGCCGCTATGAAGCGGGCCGCGAAACGGCACTCGGACTTGATTGAGCCGTCGTGA
- a CDS encoding integrase core domain-containing protein: protein MIFVQAFYWLFRAALVPRACLVAENAALRQQLVCYQRKRGRPRIAGADRLFWVLLKQFWSGWKSSLVIVQPDTVCRWHRQGFRILWRWKSRRQGRPLIDAELRALIRRMSRENPLWGAPRIRAELRLLGYEIAESTVARYMVRRRGNPSPGWKTFLANHSQEIAACDFFVVPTATFRMLYCFVILSHDRRRVLHFNVTTNPTARWTAQQLTEAFPFDAAPRYLRRDNDAIYGKVFQQRIAALGIEDRPTTPGSPWQNAYVERLVGTVRRECLDHVIVLGKDHLRRVLSKFFAYYNGSRAHQGLEGDAPLGREREPPELGDVVATPVLGGLHHCYSRRAA, encoded by the coding sequence ATGATCTTCGTTCAGGCGTTCTACTGGCTCTTCCGAGCGGCGTTGGTCCCGCGGGCTTGTCTGGTGGCTGAGAACGCCGCATTGCGGCAGCAACTGGTTTGCTACCAGCGGAAGCGAGGCCGGCCAAGGATCGCTGGAGCCGACCGGCTGTTCTGGGTACTGCTCAAGCAGTTCTGGAGCGGCTGGAAGTCATCGCTCGTGATCGTGCAGCCCGACACCGTGTGCCGCTGGCATCGTCAGGGGTTTCGGATTCTCTGGCGGTGGAAGTCACGACGGCAGGGACGGCCACTGATTGACGCCGAACTCCGGGCGTTGATCCGACGAATGTCCCGAGAGAACCCGCTGTGGGGAGCGCCGCGGATCCGGGCCGAGTTGCGGCTCTTGGGCTACGAGATCGCCGAGTCGACCGTCGCCCGGTACATGGTGCGGCGTCGTGGGAATCCCTCGCCCGGCTGGAAGACGTTCCTCGCCAACCACTCGCAAGAGATCGCCGCGTGCGACTTCTTTGTCGTTCCCACGGCCACGTTTCGGATGCTGTACTGTTTCGTGATCCTCTCGCACGACCGCCGGCGGGTGCTGCATTTTAATGTCACGACCAACCCGACCGCGCGGTGGACCGCCCAGCAGCTGACCGAGGCCTTTCCGTTCGATGCCGCTCCCCGCTATCTCCGACGCGACAATGACGCGATCTACGGCAAGGTGTTTCAGCAACGGATCGCTGCACTCGGGATCGAAGACCGCCCCACGACGCCTGGCAGTCCCTGGCAGAACGCCTACGTGGAGCGACTCGTCGGCACGGTGCGCCGCGAGTGCCTGGACCACGTCATCGTCCTGGGCAAGGACCATCTGCGTCGCGTCCTATCGAAATTCTTCGCTTACTACAACGGCAGCCGCGCGCACCAAGGGCTCGAAGGAGATGCGCCGTTGGGGCGCGAGCGAGAGCCGCCAGAGCTTGGCGACGTCGTGGCCACGCCCGTTCTTGGCGGGCTGCACCATTGCTACTCGCGCCGCGCGGCGTGA